The following are encoded together in the Bombus affinis isolate iyBomAffi1 chromosome 6, iyBomAffi1.2, whole genome shotgun sequence genome:
- the LOC126917227 gene encoding WD repeat-containing protein 81 isoform X3 — MDVMTKELLVPTKYIKVIDGRICLTIHKNWLTSLVNTGPISFINHERLSEDEIAAYPTLEDLGPDWIRIYVRIYEKQHKYAVPLPRGRNINGNTHSDLTYSQLMHYVAETNYRNLWKECYKKYYSPWNCIEHKEQYNITANVSDIWIMQEVLQKMYGCTLVQIQNGSVVSVLSGTPTEIHCNLLPILFAIETTSAFLTLHEQTAEYSLRECVMYSPAALSMSHGKPLFLIYQLLQLSRDLHDRGLVLGEITLSDILLMDNFTIQVLPKVNDNIYIKPENEHFKVSTSQEIKVKNFNGCKKNLDTISSNSIAQENFKFGINANIEKLCEMWVYNCISNYDYLTALNNLAGRRYGDPSCHHVMPWVTDFTSRCGGNWRDLTKSKFRLNKGDRQLDLTFDSQSTEVGHHVSDVLSEITYYVYLSRRYNKSVLCKYVRSQWVPGEYPASIQRLHDWSPDECIPQFFTDPRVFKSIHEDLPDLEIPGWATSPEDFIERHREALESFHVSERLHHWIDLTFGYKLSGSAAVKSKNVCLQLVDNHTTLTNSGIVQLFTQPHPQKIIPSPYWCKIPPRLRSSFSVNKYKSDQSGNRTSDDEGHSSGFEEEELPTSIINTSRSSPLVLSRLLSRSRGSLLTTEDNAKQDKSTSQTIILPKDYNPVTAILHVETMHAFMNKVSSQVYKPQFELHESSTNYKQIVASGRIKEQQILGCLILEIFLSNKFRATWNVEKVSFVKRLATCLNILKMSADSLPKCVRNAVALLLQVDIIPNSYDIDNIEVTDMPFRYPTITHMGLPPPSAHQFLQPILSGSLFPFSKYYKYLFNIVEMLQEYNNLVRELNFIMKSEEDTDFICKTKTKFLCKISECKVKAIARELEHVLFHTGVAREAYLELIMPHIQQVMEEPYSAVLAAWHLFDPIAKALGPRDTAQTFLLSIMKLYENGSFIDNFAHADILPSGLIAKLKTTRLYHRNFLLKLMVRLGLRRFLENFIAPLVEAVGGYRDYVQGSSTYIHKTGNLKSCDLSGICNDGEGILSPLDEDFSADSEHNITLSPVPITSDYARDINSADNEVEEVFTMETEESSWISLHSGATYDIDLNVDLSLNLNDDVNEEGSKISPLKSVKSPTIPIPKISNSSSKSLTEFSNIGCHVGSKTSNDEFTYGGFGHPTNTSEETYTIGVEEQNSAILKMDDNKSSTVEHENIQLDHTYQKSTSNECTTSEMSAESIIWLSHRLGPVLTARYLSRNLLRMLTLCYTGKENLTITDDTSLFIEGIPWNKKVLLGDHNANKVLECLAAIAGLYGEQIIVLQYFAHMVELLALCKRKLTQNLEGGLISCLTLLNHITPYLSDAVLMDILHEPIVKAILYPTVRILSSTRFTFPNAFDKSFNQDVTENVKDEIHQKTISEHFISVKTLNEDNRDILGPQTNFNQDVADSYSPPVVENIDASDSQKNKALEELKAVFTAEFAHKTYMLFYKCIDSEVMEQILKNHEHIRNLCHKYEQETKTTFNTDDNKYNTSYSNYNVTGNTEIKNKDAVNFENISIVGNRFAVQTNDVGDYVTSENIISNREANCSLSNGRQLRGNWLAYWEHEIGRSEKDTAFNIKQIKLQTFSGHTNSIRCLYVLDNENSFMSGGRDKTVKLWSLRSQGDGNTVTSCQYTYTGHKKSILALTFLESLRYVVTCDGTIHCWDPFMGSLLGCPESSRPVPVNTLAASPPPCTTLLVGTTDITLRVIDCRTFQYVNEMKVSVNPTGLIRCIAVAPSGYWVALGQASGFLTILDIRTGLIIASWKGHECEILQLEAINETTLISSSLDETIAVWSALDGKLKFHMKGSTEPVHCMTTYEQELIIGTTANRIGVYTSIETTASFSSSKLKSDTFKGLLTTMAVLPLNRLLLLGADNGGITLIC; from the exons ATGGATGTAATGACAAAAGAGTTGCTTGTACccacaaaatatataaaagtaatagATGGTAGAATTTGTTTAACCATCCATAAAAATTGGCTAACCAGTTTAGTTAATACAGGTCCAATCTCTTTTATTAATCACGAACGATTAAGTGAAGATGAAATTGCAGCTTATCCTACACTTGAAGATCTGGGTCCAGATTGGATAAGAATATATGTTAGA ATTTATGAAAAACAGCATAAATATGCTGTTCCACTCCCAAGAGGAAGGAATATAAATGGAAATACTCATTCAGATCTAACATATTCACAATTAATGCACTATGTTGCAGAAACTAATTATCGAAATTTGTGGAAAGAATGTTATAAAAAGTATTACA GTCCATGGAATTGCATAGAACATAAAGAACAATACAATATAACTGCTAATGTAAGTGATATATGGATTATGCAAGAAGTATTGCAAAAAATGTATGGTTGTACTTTAGTACAAATACAAAATGGATCAGTGGTATCTGTGTTGTCGGGTACACCAACCGAAATACATTGCAATCTTCTTCCAATATTGTTTGCTATTGAAACTACATCTGCCTTCCTAACATTACATGAGCAAACTGCAGAATATTCTCTCCGTGA GTGTGTAATGTACAGTCCTGCTGCTTTAAGTATGAGTCACGGAAAACCATTGTTTTTAATATATCAACTATTACAATTATCTAGAGATTTACATGATCGGGGTTTAGTATTAGGTGAAATTACCCTTAGTGATATATTACTTATGGATAATTTTACTATTCAG GTGTTACCAAAAGTAAatgacaatatatatataaaacctgAAAATGAACATTTCAAAGTTTCTACTAGTCAGgaaattaaagtaaaaaattttaatGGCTGTAAAAAGAATTTAGATACAATTTCATCAAATTCTATAGCGcaagaaaattttaaatttggaataaatgcaaatattgaaaaattgtgTGAAATGTGGGTGTATAATTGTATTAGTAATTACGATTATTTAACTGCATTGAATAATTTGGCTGGTAGAAGATACGGTGACCCAAGTTGTCATCATGTAATGCCTTGGGTCACAGATTTTACATCAAGATGTGGTGGTAATTGGAGAGATTTGACAAAATCTAAATTTCGATTGAACAAAGGTGACAGACAATTAGATTTAACATTTGATTCACAATCAACTGAA GTGGGGCATCATGTATCAGATGTATTATCAGAAATCACATACTACGTTTATCTTTCTCGTCGCTATAATAAATCTGTCCTTTGTAAATATGTACGATCACAATGGGTGCCAGGTGAATATCCTGCCTCGATACAAAGGTTACATGATTGGAGTCCAGATGAATGTATACCACAATTTTTTACTGATCCTAGAGTTTTTAAG tcCATTCATGAAGATTTGCCAGATTTAGAAATTCCTGGATGGGCAACATCTCCAGAAGATTTTATTGAAAGACATAGAGAAGCTTTAGAAAGTTTTCATGTTTCTGAAAGATTACATCACTGGATAGATCTAACTTTTGGTTATAA ATTGTCCGGTTCAGCAGCAGTAAAATCTAAAAACGTCTGTTTGCAACTTGTTGACAACCATACTACTTTAACTAACTCTGGAATTGTTCAACTTTTTACACAACCACATCCTCAGAAAATCATTCCTTCACCTTATTGGTGTAAGATTCCACCCCGACTACGCTCATCTTTCTCAGTCAATAAGTATA AAAGTGATCAATCTGGGAATAGAACTAGTGATGATGAAGGTCATAGTTCTGGATTTGAAGAAGAAGAATTACCAACATCAATTATAAATACATCGAGATCGTCTCCTTTGGTCTTAAGTCGATTATTAAGTCGTTCTCGAGGTTCTTTACTCACTACTGAAGACAATGCTAAACAAGATAAATCTACAAGTCAGACAATAATTCTTCCAAAAGATTATAACCCTGTTACAGCTATTTTGCATGTGGAAACTATGCATGCATTTATGAATAAAGTAAGCTCTCAAGTTTATAAACCACAATTTGAATTACATGAGTCATCCACAAATTACAAACAAATTGTGGCTAGTGGACGTATTAAGGAACAACAAATTCTCGGTTGTTTaattttggaaatatttttgtCTAATAAATTTCGAGCAACATGGAATGTTGAAAAAGTATCATTTGTAAAAAGACTTGCTACATGCTTAAACATCTTGAAAATGTCGGCTGATAGTCTACCTAAATGTGTAAGAAATGCTGTTGCTTTATTGCTTCAAGTTGATATTATACCAAATAGTTACGATATTGATAACATTGAA GTAACTGATATGCCTTTTCGTTACCCAACTATTACACACATGGGTCTACCTCCACCATCTGCACATCAGTTTTTACAACCAATACTTTCTGGAAGTTTATTTCCATTTTCCAAGTATTATAAATATCTGTTTAATATCGTAGAAATGTTAcaagaatataataatttagttcgtgaattaaattttataatgaaGTCTGAAGAAGATACAGATTTTATATGTAAGACAAAAACAAAATTCCTTTGTAAGATCAGTGAATGTAAAGTTAAAGCAATTGCAAGAGAATTAGAACATGTATTGTTCCATACTGGAGTTGCAAGGGAAGCATATTTAGAGCTAATAATGCCTCATATACAGCAAGTAATGGAAGAACCTTATAGTGCTGTTTTGGCTGCATGGCATTTATTTGATCCTATTGCTAA AGCATTAGGTCCTCGAGATACTGCACAAACATTCCTTTTATCCATTATGAAATTATATGAAAATGGTTCCTTTATAGATAATTTTGCTCATGCTGATATTCTCCCTTCAGGATTAATAGCAAAATTGAAAACTACGCGTTTATATCATAGAAATTTCTTGCTTAAGCTTATGGTAAGATTGGGTCTACGAcgatttttagaaaattttattgcACCTCTTGTGGAAGCAGTTGGAGGCTATAGAGATTATGTGCAAGGATCTTCAACATATATTCATAAAACTGGCAATCTCAA GAGTTGTGATTTAAGTGGGATATGTAATGATGGAGAAGGAATTTTATCTCCTTTAGATGAGGATTTTTCTGCAGATTCAGAACATAATATTACTTTATCACCTGTACCTATAACTAGTGACTATGCACGTGATATAAATTCGGCTGACAATGAGGTCGAGG AAGTATTTACAATGGAAACAGAAGAAAGTTCTTGGATATCTCTACATTCTGGTGCAACATATGATATTGATCTAAATGTTGATTTGAGTTTGAATCTAAATGATGATGTAAATGAAGAGGGAAGTAAAATTTCGCCACTGAAATCTGTTAAATCGCCAACAATTCCTATACCAAAAATATCTAATTCTTCGAGTAAATCTCTGACAGAGTTTAGTAATATTGGTTGTCATGTTGGAAGTAAGACTTCTAATGATGAATTTACTTATGGTGGATTTGGCCACCCTACTAATACTTCTGAGGAGACATATACTATAGGAGTTGAAGAACAAAattctgcaatattaaaaatggACGATAATAAATCTAGCACTGTAGAACATGAAAATATCCAATTGGATCACACTTATCAAAAATCTACATCAAATGAATGCACAACCTCTGAAATGAGTGCTGAATCTATTATCTGGTTGTCTCATCGACTTGGTCCTGTGCTTACTGCCCGATATTTATCACGAAATTTATTGAGAATGCTTACATTATGTTACACTGGGAAAGAGAACTTAACAATAACCGATGATACTTCCTTGTTTATTGAAGGTATTCCCTGGAATAAGAAAGTTTTACTTGGTGATCATAATGCTAATAAAGTTTTGGAATGCCTTGCAGCTATTGCAG gtTTATATGGAGAACAAattatagtattgcaatattttGCACACATGGTAGAACTTCTAGCGCTTTGTAAAAGAAAATTGACACAAAATTTAGAAGGGGGACTTATTTCATGTTTAACCCTTTTAAACCATATTACGCCATATCTTAGTGATGCAGTGCTGATGGATATACTTCAT GAACCAATCGTGAAAGCAATACTGTATCCTACAGTTCGTATATTATCATCTACAAGATTCACTTTTCCCAATG CATTTGATAAATCATTTAATCAAGATGTTACAGAAAATGTTAAGGATGAGATTCACCAAAAAACAATAAGTGAGCACTTTATAAG tGTAAAGACTTTAAATGAAGATAATAGAGATATTCTGGGACCTcaaacaaattttaatcaaGATGTTGCTGATTCTTATTCTCCCCCAGTTGTAGAAAATATAGATGCCTCTGATTCTCAAAAGAATAAG GCACTTGAGGAACTAAAAGCTGTATTTACAGCAGAATTTGCTCATAAAACATATATGCTCTTTTATAAATGTATTGATAGTGAAGTAATGGAACAAATACTTAAAAATCACGAACATATACGCAATTTATGTCATAAATATGAGCAAGAAACAAAAACGACTTTTAACACTG ATGATAACAAGTATAATACATCATACAGCAATTATAATGTAACAGGAAATacggaaataaaaaataaagatgcagttaattttgaaaatatatcaATTGTGGGAAATAGGTTTGCTGTGCAAACGAATGACGTTGGGGATTATGTTACTTCAGAAAACATAATATCTAATCGTGAAGCAAATTGTTCTTTATCAAATGGAAGACAGTTACGAGGAAATTGGTTAGCATATTGGGAACATGAAATTGGAAGATCAGAAAAAGATACAGcatttaatataaaacaaataaaactcCAAACTTTTAGCGGTCATACTAATAGTATTAGATGCCTATATGTGTTAGATAATGAGAATAGTTTTATGAGTGGAGGAAGAGATAAGACTGTAAAATTATGGAGTTTAAGAAGTCAG GGGGATGGAAACACTGTCACATCTTGTCAGTATACTTATACTGGACATAAAAAGTCGATCCTTGCCCTTACATTCCTAGAATCTTTACGATATGTAGTTACCTGTGATGGCACAATTCATTGTTGGGATCCTTTTATGGGTTCCCTTCTTGGATGTCCAGAAAGCTCACGTCCAGTTCCTGTAAATACACTAGCTGCAAGTCCTCCCCCATGTACAACTTTACTTGTGGGTACAACTGATATTACTCTGAGAGTTATTGATTGTAGAACATTTCAGTATGTAAATGAAATGAAA GTATCTGTAAATCCAACAGGTTTGATTCGATGTATTGCAGTAGCACCTAGTGGTTATTGGGTAGCATTGGGTCAAGCATCaggttttttaacaattttagaTATTCGTACTGGACTTATTATTGCATCTTGGAAAGGCCATGAATGTGAA ATATTACAATTAGAGGCAATTAATGAAACTACATTAATTAGTTCTTCACTAGATGAAACTATTGCTGTATGGAGTGCACTAGATGGGAAACTAAAATTTCATATGAA ggGCTCTACAGAACCAGTTCATTGCATGACTACGTATGAACAAGAATTAATTATAGGAACAACTGCAAATCGGATAGGAGTTTACACATCCATAGAAACAACAGCTTCATTTTCATCATCAAAATTAAAGTCTGATACTTTCAAAGGTCTCCTTACGACAATGGCGGTTCTCCCTCTTAATAGATTATTGCTATTAGGTGCAGATAATGGTGGAATAacattaatttgttaa